The region GAGAGATGAGTTGTAAACGCTGCGCGCAGGCTATTTAATAAGAAGTGCCTTAAGTGTGGCCCTGGCCGATACCGGCATTAATCGGTGACATCGAAAAATATCAGAAAATGGAGGAAAAACCTTCAAACCCAAGGTTCGCTATGGCGGAGAGGGTGGGATTTGAACCCACGATACCCTTGCAGGTATGCCGCATTTCGAGTGCGGTGCATTCGACCACTCTGCCACCTCTCCGCGGGCACGATTTTTTAGGGTCGTGCGGGCGTTCTCATAACCAGCAATCTGAATGTGTGCAAGGGCTAAATGCTTGCTATGGCGGCGGTGGGTCAAGTTTTTGATGGATTTGTGAATGGGGTGTTCTGATAGGCGACGTTCGCCTGTCACGTTAAATGAATTCGGAACAAAACTTATCGTCGTGCGGTTTCAATGCTGTTCAATGTGAGGGCGAGATGGGTTTGTCGGGAGAGGTTTTTGAGCAGAGTGTGAGGCGCTTCTGGTCGGTCGAATGTGGATTAAGCCCTGTGGTTAGCACGGCGATCCATGAGGGGCACGGTGTGCGCGATGACCTGCTTCCCATCATGGGTTTATCTTCCGATGAGAGACTGAGGGAAGAAGATCCCTTTACGGCTGACATGATTTCTGGGCTGACCAACCGGATTGTCGTGCATCGATCGCGGTTCGAGCTTGATCTTAATCGGGCGCGAGACCAGGCAATTTATCTGACGCCGGAGCAGGCTTGGGGGCTTAAGGTTTGGCGCGAAAAGCCGACACATGGTTCGATTGAGCAGTCGCTTGCATTCCACGATGATTATTACGCCATGCTGCGACAGATGCTTGAGATTGTCGAGAAACGCCATGGCGCGTTCGTCGTGCTGGATGTTCACAGCTACAATCACAGGCGCGGCGGTGCGGATGCAGAGCCAACGAACCCCCACGATGCTCCCGATATCAATATCGGCACCATCTCCATGGACCGGGCGCGTTGGGCCGATGTGGTCGATACTGTGATAGATCATTTCAGCGCCGCGAAGATTGGCGGACGTCAGCTGGACGTTCGAGAAAATATTGCCTTTCAGGGAAAGGGTGAACAGACCCGTTTCATTCACGAAAATTTCCCGCAAAACGGCTGCGCCCTCGCGATCGAATTCAAGAAAATATTCATGGACGAATGGACGGGACAGCCCCACCCGCAGATTATACGCGACATCAGCAACGCGATGACCGCGCTTGAGGCGAAACTGGAGGATTTGCTGAGGGCGCGGACGTGAATGCAGCTGGGGCAAGACAGCGGGTCGCTACGTCTGATATTCTGGACGAGGTCGTGGCATGTCTCAACGCGGGAAAAGCCATCCGCACGGATATCGGCACCGATGGACGTCTGCATATGGACAGGCCGCTGCCATTCCTTTGCCTGCACCTGACCGCCGGGACCAAAAATCTGGCGGCCAGAGATATCGCGTCGGCCCATGCGTCCTATCTTATTGCGTCCAGCTTGGCCGAAGCGATGCCAATCCTGACGGTTATTGGGGCGGAGATGGAGAAACGGTTCGGGACCTTCATGGTGCTGGATGTGGGCGAATTGGAACACGATATCCTGCTTGCGGACGATTCACCGTTTCTGCCGCATTACGAGGTTGCGGTTTCCTCTACGGCAGAGCCAGTAACGCACGACTCGAAGCGCGTTTTCATCAAGGCTGTTTGTGACGCTGAAATTCGTTTTCGCACCCCACACATCACCCGGCCCGATGACGAGCATGACCCTATCGCCGCATTTAAGAATGCAGGGTTGGATTACCCTGTCATCAGCGTGCGTTTTGCGCCGATCTACCGTCAACCAGAATCGGGAGCGGATTATCCGGGCCTGCGTGAGACGATGATCGCCGATCTTTTCGATGCAGGTCTGCGAGCGTTCGCAGCATTTTCCACGAAGACGCAAGCGCTGACCATTTCCTCGCATCGAGCGCTTGGACGAAAGGCTTTCGTGGATGCGGTGCGCCGAGCGGATCGTTCTATCGACGACATTGCCGCTTCCTTCGATTTTCTGCTCTCGGTCACACCAATCAACGCGCGACAGGCCCTCAAGGATTTCCGTGAGAACGGTTTTGAATACGCTCCGCATTTTCTATACCGCCCGTTGAGCGTCGATGTCGAAGAGCAAAAACGCAAGCTTTATTCGGTGGCCTTCGATCACCTCGAAGATCCCGTTCTCTACAATCTCTACCGCGAGAAGCAGCAGGAGATCGACCTCCAGCTCAGCATGCTGGCGCATCTGCACCGACGCCAGTTTACGGATTTCAGCCGGGCGCTGTATGGTTCTGTCGAACCTCAGCTGCTCTCCTTGGCGCGAGACGTGTTGAAGCGCTGCCCTCGCCCCGGCGATGTCGAAGATATCGCAATGGTGGATTGCTACGAGGTTGTGAAGAGCGCACGGCAGATGGTGGATGACTACCACGCGGAAAATCCGCTTTTCAAAGCGCGCGTCGAGATACGAGACGACCTGCCGCCCGGACTTATGGTGACAGGCGAAAAACTTCTGATTTCCCGCCACACCGTTATGGAGCGGCGTCGTCTGGATGCGCTGTTGCACCATGAAATTGGTGTTCACCTGCTGACCTATTTCAACGGTTCGGCCCAGGGGCTGCGGCTGTTTCGAACGGGGCTGTCAGGCTACGAAGGTGTTCAGGAAGGGCTGGCAGTTATGGCCGAATACCTTGCTGGCGGCATGACGCGCGAGAGATTGCGGCTGATTGCAGCGCGCGTGGTTGGATGCGCCGCCATGTTGGATGGCGCCGGCTTCGTCGAGACCTTCCGCATGATGACACGTGAGCATGGTTTTGAAGAGGCGAATGCCTTCAACATGGTTTTACGGATTTACCGGGGTGGCGGGCTTTCGAAGGACGCGATCTATCTGCGTGGCCTTAGTGAAATACTTGAGCATTTGCGCAAGGGCGGCGCGCTCGATCCGTTCTGGATGGGCAAGATTTCCGCCGCGCATTTTCCTGTCATGCAGGAACTGGCGTTGCGCGGCCTGCTGCATCCGCCCGGCATTCGCCCGGCATTTTTGGCGCCTGCGAAGGCGAGCGAGCGCCTTGAGAAAATACGATCAGGTTTATCGATAGCTGAAATGGCAACTTTATAAGGGAGGGATCTATGCGCCTTGCATTTTTCGTCAATTCAATCGAGGGCGAACAACCCACCTTTGCAACCGGGTTGATGGCGATGGCCGCGCTGAACCGCGGTCACGAGGTTGTCTATCTGACACCCGGTGATTTTACGTTGCGTGCAGACGATACGCTTGTCGTGCATGCGTTGATCATGCCACGCCAGAAATACAAAAAAATCGAAACATTCCACTCAGTGCTTCAGGAAAAGAAACTGGAGCGACAGACGATCGATATCGAGGAGATCGACGCTCTCATGCTGCGCAACGACCCGTCGCTGGACCAGACCGTGCGGCCTTGGGCTGTGCATTCCGGCATCCTGTTCGGGCGGTTGGCGGAGCAGCGTGGCGTGGTCGTGTTGAATGACCCGGAGGGATTGGCACTGGCGCAGAACAAGCTGTACTTCCAGAGCTTCCCGGAAATCGTGCGCCCCACGACCTTGATTTCACGCAACGTCGAAGAAATTCGTGCCTTTGCGGATTCGCACCCCAAAGGCGTCATCGTAAAGCCGTTGCAGGGTTCTGGCGGCAAGAACGTGTTTAAGATCGAGTCCAGCAAGGAAACCAATCTCAACCAGATTTTTGAGGCTGTCAGCATCGAGGGCTACCTGATCGCGCAAGCCTATCTGCCTGCGGCCAAGGGTGGCGATATAAGGTTCTTCATGATGAATGGAGAGCCGCTGATGCGTGATGGACAATATGCGGCACTGCGGCGCGTGCCCGCCAAGGGCGATCTACGCTCCAACATTCATGCCAGCGGCACGGCTGAGACCGTCGAGGTGACGGATGACGTCATAGCTCTGGCGGAAATGATGCGCCCTAAGCTGGTGGAAGATGGCATGTTCCTCGTCGGCCTGGACATCGTCGGTGACAAAATTCTCGAGGTGAACGTGTTCTCACCTGGTGGACTGGCGCATATTCGTGACCTCGCCAAAGTCGATTTTACCGACACTATTATCGAATCCATCGAAAAGAAGGTGTCGATGCAACAGGCGTCTGCGGGTATGCTGAGCAACCGGTTGCTGGCGACACTCTAAAAGGTGATGTCCCGTGGAGGTCTGCCTATTCCACGAAAATCCGCACGCTCGATGCGCGGCCATCGGCGTCGATGACGGTGAGGGTGGAAAAGCCTTGACCTTCTGGCACCCATTCGCTGCTGCGGCGACGGGAGGGTTCTGGCAAAGGTTTGCCATTGGCGAGCCAGTGGAAGGGCGCCCGGCCGCCTTGCAGTTTCAGCACGAGTGGCGAAAGGTTGCCTGTCTGGCCGGTGAGCTCGATGCGTGCACCTTCGGGTGGATAAACGATTTGCGGAGAGGCTTCACGGCGGGATGCTGAGAGGAGACCGGACGAGGTTACGCTGAAGCGGCGCTGGTTGGCGGGCAGGTCTTTGTAGGCGAGGCGAGATGCCCCCGGCGGCGGGGAGGCAAATGGGGTAATGGCGACGCCGGATTTATTGAAGGCCTCAAACAGAATGGGGGCGGCAGAGACATAACCCGCAAGACCGGGGACGGAACCATTATCGGCACGCCCGGCCCAAACGCCGATGACGTAACGCCCATCGAAACCCACCGACCATGCGTCGCGATAGCCATAGGACGTGCCGGTTTTATAAGCGATACCGCGTTTTTTCATGCCGAGCGGCGGCAGGACGCCGGACAGCACATCGGTGATGTTCCAGACAGCCGCTTTCGAAAACAGAGGGTCAGCATCCAGCACCTGCGGTGCACCACGCACGCCATCGCCAAGCTTCACCGGCTGACCGCCACTGGCGAGCGCCGCATAAAGCTGGACGAGATCAACCAGCGACAGACCCGCGCCACCGAGCGCGATGGCAAGCCCCGGCGCTTCGGCTTTTGGGAGCACCATCTGCACCGATGCGCGGCGAAAGCGGACCATCAGCGCTGCGGGACTGACGGCATCCAGCAGGCGTACAGCGGGCACATTGAGTGAGAGTTGCAAGGCCTGGCGAATGCTGACATCGCCCTGATACTGCATGTCGAAATTACGCGGGCGATAACCGGAAAAATCGGCCGGGCGGTCTTCGATGATGCTTTCCTGCGCGATGAGGCCATTTTCGAAGGCAAGGCCATAGATGAAAGGCTTGAGTGTCGAGCCCGGAGACCGCACAGCGCGCGTCATTTCCACCCAGCCACGACGGTTGGTATCGAGGAAATCGGACGAGCCGACTTCGGCCATGATGTCGCCGGTGGTGCTATCCGCCATGACAATGGCGACAGAGACTTTGTCTCCGAGTTTCTGGGCGGACCGACGGGCGAGCTCTTCCAGTTCGCTTTGAATTGAGAGGCGCAGGGTCGAGCGTATCTTGTCCATTTTGGGAAATCTGGCACGCGCCGCTTCCGCCATATGCGGCGCAAAGGACGGGAGGTCCAGACGCTTCAGTGGCACGGCAGCAATCGCGGCGCGGGCCGCCTCCCCCTCACCCACCACGCGGGCGACGGCAAGTCGTTGCAACACACGCTCGCGAGCCATGCGGGCTGCCTCGGGGAAACGATCCGGGCGGCGCTTTTCCGGCAATTGTGGGAGGGACACCAGAAGGGCCGCCTCCCCCGTATCCAGCCGCTTCGGCTCCTTACCGAACCATGCAAGGCTTGCGGCCCTGATACCTTCGAGATTTCCACCATAGGGCGCGATGTTGAGGTAGAGATCGATGATCTCGGCCTTGGTCAATCGCCGCTCGATCTGCCATGCGCGAACCATTTGCAGCAGTTTGGCGCTGAAGGAACGGTCTGTGCGCGGCTCAATCAGGCGTGCGACCTGCATGGAGAGCGTCGATGCACCAGAAACGATGCGGCCATTGGTCAGCAACTGCCCGGCAGCCCTTGCCAGCGCCTGAAAATCGACGCCACCGTGATCGAAAAAGCGCTGGTCCTCATAGGCAACCAGCATGCGCACGAGCTGCGGATCAACATCCGCAGCTGTGGTTTTCAGCCGCCAGCGACCAGACGGCGTCGCGAAGGCGCGAAGCAGTTTGCCATCCGCATCCAGCACTTCCTGCGAGGCGACAGCGGCATTGTGCAGCGGCGGCGGATAGGCGCGGTCCAGTCGGTCGAGCCCGTAGACGGCAGCGCCAGTCAGCACCGCTGATACCACGAAACCGCCTATGAACGCGCGCCACTTGATCATTTTTGCGCTGCGCGAACCTCCATGCGCCCGGTCGCGGTGCGGGCCGAGAACTGCGGACGATACATATCCTCAACCGTCGCAGCCGGATTATCGTAGGTGCCGGGCGTGACCGCACGCACAACATAGGCCAGCGTGATGTCCGAGGCATCTCCGGCGGTACGATCGAATGCTGCCACGAAGCGGTCATAGCGGAATTCGGTATGGGCCGTTTCCGTTTCTGGCAACCAATCGAAATTGGTAAGGGCCGCACTGTTGACGAGGCTTGGATTGTCGATCTCGAAGCCCGAGGGCAAAAGGTCGGTCAGCATGACGCGCGATTGCCAGTCGTGCTTCGGCGTCACGTTAATGACGACGACATAGCGTTCGTTCTGCTGCGTTTCGCTGATATTTACCTCTTCTCCAGCAAGCGAATAATAGGTTTTTTGAATATCGAAGCCATCGCCGCCCGCAGGCAGCGGCTGGGCCGGTGGCGCAACGGTCGTGACGACTGCAGTCACCGCATCTGCGGACGCATTGGTGAGCTTGATGGGCGATTGCAGGAGTTCGTCGCCGGTGAGCGTTTTGCTGTAGCCGCCGTCGATCAACGCACCGTTCACATCGAGCCGCACATCCTTGTCCTCGCCCTGAAGCGCGCGCGCCGCAAGCAGCATCCAGGCCTGTTCCTGCGTGCTGGTATAGGACTTTGCGTCCCATGCCTTGGCAACGGCGCTGGCCAGTTGCGGCACGACGGCGGGAACGGGACGGCTTTCTGCGGCAAGCGCCAACGAGGCCGCACCGTCGCGCAACGCGGAGCCGTAATCCGCACGCGCAAGGCTCACCTTGGTGTTAGCCGAGGCCATGCTGAGCGACGCGCCGAAAACGGATTTCGACCTGACGGCATCGCCATATAGCGAAAGTGCCGACGCAAGTTGCGCCTTCGCCAGCGGTGTCGGGAAATCGTTCAGTGCCGTATCGGCGTAATAACGCAGATCGTTGATGGCAGCCTTGCGATTGCGGGCAAGAACGTAGAGAGAGTATGCGATCTCGTTGCCGCGATCCCTTACATTGGTGTCATAGGCAAGGCCGTTTTGCAGATTGTTGAGCGCCTGCACCATGGCAGTCTCAGGGACATCGTAAGACTGTTCTCGCGCCCGGGTGAGGAAGTCGGTGATGTAGGAATCCAGCCACAGATCACCCTCGCCCGGCCCCCAGAGACCGAAGCTTCCTGACGAAGACTGGAAAGACAGCACGCGATAGATTGCCTCCTGCACGCGCTTGCGAATATCAGGATCGTCGGCACCGCCACGCTGCTTCATCAGTTCCGAGACATAGAGCAAGGGCAGTGCACGGCTGGTGGTCTGCTCGGCGCAGCCATAGGGATACTTGTCCAGCATCATGACCAGTGCGGGCACATCGAAAGCCGGGGAACGGGTGACATTGACGGCAACCGACGAGCCGAGCAGCATGCTTTCCGCCAGCAGGTTTCCGTCCACCGTCAGCGTGCTGTTGGGCGCGATCTTGATGTTGCGGCGGGTCGTGACCGGCAGCACAGCGGGGCGCACCGGAATATTCAACGCCTGCTCCAGCGAAAGCCCGCTGGCATTGGAAAGCTTGATGGAAATAGCGCCATTGCCGGGGTTTTCACCCGTCAGCGGTACGGTGAGCGAGGTTTTACCGCCCTTTTGCAGCGACAGTGTCTGCGACAACTCGCCCTCATCCACCGTGATCGCCATGTTGCTGGCAACGGCAAGCGTGTAATCGCCCGCCTCGCCATCGGTATTGGCGATATCGATGCGCATTTGCGACACATCGCCGGGGCTGAGGAATTTCGGCGCGCTGGCGGTAATGACGACGGGATCACGGATGACGACGTCCGACACGGCATGACCGACGCCCGTCTTCGTCCAGGCAACCGCCATCACACGGGCCGTGCCATTGAATTGCGGGATATCTAAACGCACGGTGGCCTTGCCATCTGCGTCCAGCTCCACCGGTCCTTCGAAGAAAGCGACGAGCTTTTCTGTGGGAGGGCTGCCCTGAAGTGCTGTTTGCCCGCCATCTCCACCGGTTCTGAGACGACCCGTGGCGCCTAGCGAACCATCGATCAGGCGACCGTAGATATCGCGGATTTCCAGACCCAGACGGCGCTGGCCGAAATACCATTCGTCCGGCTTAGGTGGCTCATAACGGGTGAGGTTGAGAATGCCGACATCCACGGCGGCAAGGGTGACATAGGCTTTTTCACCCGCACCGGCGCCGGAGACATGGATGGGGATTTCCAGCGGCTGGCGCGGCAACGTCTGCTTTGGCAGATCGAGCGCGATGCCAAGCTTGCGCTCGCCCGGATCGACCGCTAGCCACTTGATACCGATAGCGCGCATGGGCATGCGGCTTTCCTGTGCATCGCCGGGGCGAAACAACGTGGCGGTGACGTAGGAGCCAGCACCCCAATCCTTGGTGACGGGAATATCGATCTCGCCGCCCTTATCGCCGATCTCGACATTCTGAACCGCGATCAGCTTTTCCGAACCGGAGGCGACCATCAATTGCCCGGAGAAACGGGACGTAACCTGCAATTTTGCTGTGTCGCCTATCTTGTAGCTCTGCTTGTCCAGCGCGATTTCCAGCGCATCGGGCGTTTCGGTGGAGCTTGCCGACACGTACCAGCCAGCGTCGAACTCGACGCTGGAGACCGGACCGTTATTCTCAGGCGATTCCACTTCCAGACGGTAGCGGCCCCAGGAGGCGGGTACGGAAATTTCGCCGCCATTGGCATCGACCGAGATCGTGCCGGTCTCCACTTGCTTGGTGTAGACAACAGGTTCGTAGCGCCACGAGCTGCCCTGGCGGTACCACTGATAATTACGCTCGACCTTGATGAGCTTCCATGTCAGCCCGCTCATGGCCTTTTTCGCGCCATCGGCGCTTAGCCCGATAACGTGAAAGCGACCGATGGAGTTTTCCGCGAGATCACCTGAGAACTGCGGCTTGATGCCGATCATCGCGCTATCGGATTTGACCGGCAGTGTGAGCGACCGCTCAACGGCACGACCGCCCGCCTCACGCATGCGAACAGTGATATCGGCAGACAGGAACTGCGTGGTGGACGGCAGATCGGCCAGCGTGACATTGAACGTGGCCTTGCCGTTTTCATCGAGCACAGGCAGCGCATCCAGCGTCGTACGGCTTTCCTCTTCCGTTTCCTCATCGGCAAGACCGAACATGTACCCTTCGAAGCCGGGATGGGTCCGGGTTGGCTTGAGCGCGATTTCGCCCTCGAGTTCCAGTCCGGCAGCGGGTGCACCGTAGAGATAACGGCCATCGACGTCGATTGCCGTTTCACCGGCGGGATCGATCTCCTTCGCTTTGCTCGTCAGATCGAATTCGGTTCTGTCAGGTACGAAATCATCCACGAGGAAGGATTTTTCGCTGATGGCAGCGGTTTTCGGATCAGTGTAAATGCGCAGCGTCCAGGTGCCGCGCATGGCGTTTTCCTGCAACGGCAGGTCCACTGCATGGCCGCCGAGCGCCTTGCCGTCGCTGACGAAACGTCGGTCCTCGACGCCATCAGGCCGGGAGAAGATGAAGGTCAGTGGCAGGTTCTCCACCGCATTGCCTTCGATATCCCGCGCCAGTGCTGCCGCATGCACGGTTTCACCGGCACGGTAGATGCCACGTTCCGTCCAACTGAACACATCAATCGCACCCGGCGCGGCGCGGCCCGTTACACCACGGTCGGAGAGGTCGAAACCGGCGCGGGTCATATCGAGGAAAACGTAATCCTTCTCGCCATTGCGCGCAGTGATGATGGCAGGCGCCTGCCCTGCCGTCCCGCGCATGAGGCCTGCCGAAAACGTGGCGCGGCCTTCGCCGTCCGTGGTGGCGGTACCGAGGATTTCGTTGTTCTTGGCAAGGAGCTGCAGCGAGACGCCTTTGAGCGGTTTTGCACTACTGAGCGCACGAACGAAGACATTGAGGCCATCGGTCCCGGCATAGGTGGTGATGCCGGTATCGGACACGAGGAACCACTGTGTGGCGCGAGAATCCCAGCTCTCTGCGGCAGTGCCAGGTGGCACGGCGGTCAGCATGTAGATGCCCGGCTTGCGCTCCGGCAACGCCTCATCCACCGGGAAACTGGTGGCGACGTCCTTGTTCAGCTCGCTCTTGATATCGATGGCACCCTGCCAGACGAGCTCACCGATTTCCGTTTCGATGCGCTCTGCACCATAGCCATCCATCTGCGTCAGGAACTGCGAATTGGACAGCAGTGCGGTGATATTGCGGTCGCCGACGCGGTAAAGCTTGAGATCGGCGTGGTCGATATTGACGGATACGAGCGGAATGCCGCGGCGGGCGGTGCCGGGGAGAACGAAATTTTCGCCGGTAAAACGCACCGAGCCGGAACGGTCACGAACATAGATGTCCAGATCGACCTGCTTTTCGAGCGGCTCTTCAACCGAGGAAGGCAGACCTGCGCGCAAGGCGATCTTGTAGCGTTGACCGTGGGTGAGTGCCTCCACGCAAATCTCGCTGCCCTTGGCTTCGATGGCCTTTGGCGGTGCGCCATCCAGTGTGACGAAGGATGTGTAATCGACGCCGTTTTTCACCAGCGGTTCGGAAAACTGAATGCAGGCGCGCGGGCTGACGCTATCGGTATCGACAGTGTTGCCGATGACGCGGAAGCCTTGGCGGGTTCTCAGGTCAGCATAGATGGCACGGGTTTGCGGCACATCGGAGAGCGCAAGGCTCGCCTTATAGGCATTGAGCGCGGCGCGGTAGCTCTGCGTCTTTTCGAATGCCTGCGCCAGCGTGTTCAGCGCGTCGGTGCGGGCAGACAGGGTGCGGCTCAGCGAATAGGCATTGAGTGCGGCGGACGCTGCCTGCCCGCTGATCTGGTAATTGTTCTTGACCTTTGCTGCCGAGCGAGAAAGTTCTGCCCAGACCGCGCCGTCGTCAGGTGCTAGCGCCAACGCCGCCTTGTAACCATCCACGGCCAGTGCGTCATTTCCTACGGCAGATTGCTGGCGGGCAGCGGCAAGAAGATCATCCACCTGCTGGCCGTCACCGGCTGCGGGAAGGTCTAGTGTCAAGCGGCGGGCCTGCTGATAAAGGCTGTCATCCACAAAGGAGAGTTTTTGCGGCGCGCCGATATCCGGCTCGCTGGCGACCTCGACCACCTTACCCGCGACAGCGCCGGGGAACGCATTGAGCTGGTTGAAATCCGACTTGAGGAAACACCACTTCACCTTGGGGTTATAGGTAAAGGCCTTGCAGGATGCGTCGTTGATGCAGATGGTTTCGCATTGCGGCTGGGAGACGTTCTGTTCCGTGCGCAGATCAAAACCGAAATAGTCACCGTTCTGCGTAGTGACGATTTTTCGCGTCATCTCCTGAGCGGACACAGGCTGGACGGCTAAGGTTGCCACGACCAACAACAGGCTTTTCAAAGCAGCGCGCATGGACATCCGTCTCTCCCCCGGTCCGTCTGACCGCGCTGACTTTGCTCGCATTCATGAGGAAAAGTCAATGTGAGACCGATGCCCGCAAACAGGCGGCGTTGTGCAGACGGACGGCTGAGGGGACAAATCCATCAGCTAGGTGATATATTTGCCTTACAAGTTATAACTCACCATTTTCAGCCCCTGTAAGAGGCCAACCGCCTTCAAGTAGCGACGGCGCATTGTTGACATAGGATTCTCATCTCATATATGTATGATGACTTTTTACGAGATATGATAGGAAGAGCCGTGGGCCAGACTGAATATACGAACCGCTTCGCCATCGACCCGAAAACCGCTGCGAAATTTGGCACAGAAGAGCTTCGTGAGAACTTCCTGCTGCCGCCTTTGTTCGTCAACGACACCGTTCAACTGCACTACACCAATTACGATCGTATGATTGTGGGTGGCGCCGTGCCCGTGTCCGTTTCGCTTGAACTCGAGGCCATCAAGCCAACGGGCACGAAGTCCTTTCTCGACCGACGCGAACTGATCGTCGTCAATATTGGCGGCAAGGGCACAGTGACTGTGGATGGCACGGCGTTTGAAACCGGCACGCGCGACATGGTCTATGCAGGCCTTGGTGCGAAAGTTTCCTTCGCGTCCACCGACTCTGGCACGCCTGCCAAATTTTATCTGCTGAGCGCACCTGCGCACGCAGCCTATCCGGCAAAACATATCAGCATCAACGATGCAAAGCGCGTCGATCTCGGTTCGCAGGCGACCAGCAACGAGCGCTCGATCTTCCAGTTCATCCACCCGGAAGGCGTGAAGACTTGCCAGTTGGTGGTGGGCATGACCAGCCTTGCGCCGGGCTCCGTCTGGAACACGATGCCGTGCCACATTCACGACCGCCGTATGGAAGCCTATCTCTATTTCGATCTGCCGGAAACGGCGCGCGTCTTCCATTTTCTCGGTGAGCCGGGCGAAACACGCCATCTGGTGATGAAGAATGAAGAAGCAGCCCTTTCGCCGGGCTGGTCGATCCATTCGGGTGCCGGAACCGCGAATTACTCCTTCATCTGGGCCATGGCCGGAGACAATGTCGACTATACCGATGTAGATCCCGTCACCATGGACGACCTGAAATAAGGACCGCGCAGATGAGTAAAAGCAAAGCATTCGTAAACGCCGAGGACGGCACATGGACGCCGACCGAACCCGGCGTTTCGCGCCGCATCATGGCCTACCTGCCGGAGATGATGATGGTCGAGGTCGTCTTCGAAGACGGTGCCGTCGGCTCCCTCCACTCGCACCCGCACATTCAGGCCAGTTATGTCGCCGAAGGCCGCTTCGAAGTGACGATCGATGGTGTGACGCAGGAGCTTGGCGTTGGCGGCACGTTCATCGTCAAGCCGGACCTCGTGCACGGCGTGAAAGCGCTGGCGAAAGGTCGCCTGATCGATACGTTCACCCCCCACAGGGCTGAATTTCTTTGAAACAATGCGGGTTGGCCCATCAGGCTGACCCCTATTTCACGATGACGACTGAGTGAGGCTTAGCGGGACAGGACGCTATGGTGAGGACTCATTCAAGTCCACGCTATGATTGCTGATACGAGAGCAATTGCAGAGAGATAGTTTGCGGCGAGCCTGTCGTATCTTGTTGCGATGCGTCGCCAGTTTTTGAGCCTGCAGAACAGGCGTTCAATGACATTTCTGCGCCTATAAGCTTTGCGGTCGAGTGGATATGGTTTTTTCCGTGTCGCCGATGATGGGATGACGGCCTTGATCTTATGACCTTTGAG is a window of Agrobacterium vaccinii DNA encoding:
- a CDS encoding alpha-2-macroglobulin family protein, yielding MSMRAALKSLLLVVATLAVQPVSAQEMTRKIVTTQNGDYFGFDLRTEQNVSQPQCETICINDASCKAFTYNPKVKWCFLKSDFNQLNAFPGAVAGKVVEVASEPDIGAPQKLSFVDDSLYQQARRLTLDLPAAGDGQQVDDLLAAARQQSAVGNDALAVDGYKAALALAPDDGAVWAELSRSAAKVKNNYQISGQAASAALNAYSLSRTLSARTDALNTLAQAFEKTQSYRAALNAYKASLALSDVPQTRAIYADLRTRQGFRVIGNTVDTDSVSPRACIQFSEPLVKNGVDYTSFVTLDGAPPKAIEAKGSEICVEALTHGQRYKIALRAGLPSSVEEPLEKQVDLDIYVRDRSGSVRFTGENFVLPGTARRGIPLVSVNIDHADLKLYRVGDRNITALLSNSQFLTQMDGYGAERIETEIGELVWQGAIDIKSELNKDVATSFPVDEALPERKPGIYMLTAVPPGTAAESWDSRATQWFLVSDTGITTYAGTDGLNVFVRALSSAKPLKGVSLQLLAKNNEILGTATTDGEGRATFSAGLMRGTAGQAPAIITARNGEKDYVFLDMTRAGFDLSDRGVTGRAAPGAIDVFSWTERGIYRAGETVHAAALARDIEGNAVENLPLTFIFSRPDGVEDRRFVSDGKALGGHAVDLPLQENAMRGTWTLRIYTDPKTAAISEKSFLVDDFVPDRTEFDLTSKAKEIDPAGETAIDVDGRYLYGAPAAGLELEGEIALKPTRTHPGFEGYMFGLADEETEEESRTTLDALPVLDENGKATFNVTLADLPSTTQFLSADITVRMREAGGRAVERSLTLPVKSDSAMIGIKPQFSGDLAENSIGRFHVIGLSADGAKKAMSGLTWKLIKVERNYQWYRQGSSWRYEPVVYTKQVETGTISVDANGGEISVPASWGRYRLEVESPENNGPVSSVEFDAGWYVSASSTETPDALEIALDKQSYKIGDTAKLQVTSRFSGQLMVASGSEKLIAVQNVEIGDKGGEIDIPVTKDWGAGSYVTATLFRPGDAQESRMPMRAIGIKWLAVDPGERKLGIALDLPKQTLPRQPLEIPIHVSGAGAGEKAYVTLAAVDVGILNLTRYEPPKPDEWYFGQRRLGLEIRDIYGRLIDGSLGATGRLRTGGDGGQTALQGSPPTEKLVAFFEGPVELDADGKATVRLDIPQFNGTARVMAVAWTKTGVGHAVSDVVIRDPVVITASAPKFLSPGDVSQMRIDIANTDGEAGDYTLAVASNMAITVDEGELSQTLSLQKGGKTSLTVPLTGENPGNGAISIKLSNASGLSLEQALNIPVRPAVLPVTTRRNIKIAPNSTLTVDGNLLAESMLLGSSVAVNVTRSPAFDVPALVMMLDKYPYGCAEQTTSRALPLLYVSELMKQRGGADDPDIRKRVQEAIYRVLSFQSSSGSFGLWGPGEGDLWLDSYITDFLTRAREQSYDVPETAMVQALNNLQNGLAYDTNVRDRGNEIAYSLYVLARNRKAAINDLRYYADTALNDFPTPLAKAQLASALSLYGDAVRSKSVFGASLSMASANTKVSLARADYGSALRDGAASLALAAESRPVPAVVPQLASAVAKAWDAKSYTSTQEQAWMLLAARALQGEDKDVRLDVNGALIDGGYSKTLTGDELLQSPIKLTNASADAVTAVVTTVAPPAQPLPAGGDGFDIQKTYYSLAGEEVNISETQQNERYVVVINVTPKHDWQSRVMLTDLLPSGFEIDNPSLVNSAALTNFDWLPETETAHTEFRYDRFVAAFDRTAGDASDITLAYVVRAVTPGTYDNPAATVEDMYRPQFSARTATGRMEVRAAQK
- the kduI gene encoding 5-dehydro-4-deoxy-D-glucuronate isomerase, which gives rise to MIGRAVGQTEYTNRFAIDPKTAAKFGTEELRENFLLPPLFVNDTVQLHYTNYDRMIVGGAVPVSVSLELEAIKPTGTKSFLDRRELIVVNIGGKGTVTVDGTAFETGTRDMVYAGLGAKVSFASTDSGTPAKFYLLSAPAHAAYPAKHISINDAKRVDLGSQATSNERSIFQFIHPEGVKTCQLVVGMTSLAPGSVWNTMPCHIHDRRMEAYLYFDLPETARVFHFLGEPGETRHLVMKNEEAALSPGWSIHSGAGTANYSFIWAMAGDNVDYTDVDPVTMDDLK
- a CDS encoding cupin domain-containing protein — protein: MSKSKAFVNAEDGTWTPTEPGVSRRIMAYLPEMMMVEVVFEDGAVGSLHSHPHIQASYVAEGRFEVTIDGVTQELGVGGTFIVKPDLVHGVKALAKGRLIDTFTPHRAEFL